The Oryzias latipes chromosome 16, ASM223467v1 genome includes a region encoding these proteins:
- the LOC101157005 gene encoding gastrula zinc finger protein XlCGF57.1, giving the protein MKSAEKEDSTEERKHGEITVKTEMDQEMDEKEEEYTNGDDLNILIKEEPHSPEICHQHGEDASSCSAANPATRRDGLHLQEHTKQECDSESEYTAVKEEEEEEESDSWIKEEILSENEAEEEAEDSSNIQDELEEEEEEACTESSSDFFPCPHCTVSFTDLDFLEKHVKWVHQKEYLNNLKKCLPNQTLNFMAKHPCTICNTTFKSKVRLSIHLREVHPTAPPRRLHPCPTCARSFQYLKNLKNHCQRWHNMSVVTRGGHLSCADCGKSFKATWGQGPHLCHEPDAAKSEDKPICLDTGVQCRVCGKKVRTPQSLVDHMRTHTGDRPFACKDCGRKFVERSSWRQHMKIHTGEKPFKCEVCGKAFVRSHHLRCHLTTHSGKKEYSCPECGKEFGFKSSLDLHVRTHSSEKPFHCSVCGKSFNTRRNLRVHAKLHNSEKAHQCGDCGLKTGDLGALKIHLRTHTGERPYHCTVCGNRFIRLSHLRNHQRTHTGERPYKCDECDKSFTQSGDLVKHKRIHSGEKPFECPECHRCYTSSGDLGKHRRSHTNLRPYTCKECGKSFRLSGHLKTHMLTHTGEKPYSCPNCLRRFARSHHLSGHVAKCR; this is encoded by the exons ATGAAATCGGCTGAAAAAGAAGACAGCACAGAAGAAAGAAAGCACGGAGAAATTACAGTGAAGACAGAAATGGATCAGGAGATGGACGAAAAAGAGGAAGAATACACCAACGGAGACGATCTGAACATCCTGATAAAGGAGGAACCACACTCGCCTGAAATCTGCCACCAACACGGCGAAGATGCGTCCAGCTGCTCCGCCGCTAACCCTGCCACTAGGAGAGATGGCCTTCATCTGCAGGAGCACACCAAGCAGGAGTGTGACTCTGAATCTGAATATACAGCTgttaaggaggaggaggaagaggaggaatcAGATTCATGGATTAAAGAGGAAATACTCAGTGAAAATGAGGCTGAAGAGGAGGCAGAGGATTCCAGCAACATCCAGGATGAgttggaggaagaagaagaggaggcctGTACAG AATCTTCATCTGACTTTTTTCCGTGTCCTCACTGCACTGTGTCCTTCACTGACTTGGACTTCTTGGAAAAACACGTAAAGTGGGTCCATCAGAAAGAATACCTTAATAATCTCAAAAAATGCCTCCCAAACCAAACGCTAAACTTCATGGCCAAACACCCCTGCACCATTTGCAACACAACCTTTAAATCCAAAGTCCGCCTCAGCATCCACCTACGCGAGGTCCACCCTACTGCTCCTCCTCGAAGGCTGCACCCCTGCCCCACCTGCGCCCGCAGCTTCCAGTACCTGAAGAACCTGAAGAACCACTGTCAGCGCTGGCATAACATGTCAGTGGTCACCAGGGGAGGGCATCTCAGTTGTGCGGACTGTGGGAAGAGCTTCAAAGCTACCTGGGGTCAGGGGCCTCATTTGTGCCACGAACCAGATGCTGCTAAATCTGAAGACAAGCCAATTTGTCTGGATACCGGCGTGCAGTGCCGGGTGTGCGGCAAAAAGGTGCGCACTCCCCAAAGCCTGGTAGACCACATGCGGACCCACACGGGCGACCGGCCGTTCGCCTGCaaggactgtgggaggaagtttGTGGAGCGCAGCAGCTGGCGGCAGCACATGAAGATCCACACTGGAGAGAAGCCCTTCAAATGTGAGGTGTGCGGCAAGGCTTTCGTTCGGTCGCACCACCTCCGCTGCCATCTAACCACACATTCTGGCAAGAAGGAATACTCCTGCCCCGAGTGTGGAAAAGAGTTTGGATTCAAATCCAGCCTGGACCTTCACGTGAGGACGCATTCAAGCGAGAAGCCCTTTCACTGCAGCGTGTGTGGAAAGAGCTTCAACACTCGGAGAAACCTGAGGGTTCACGCCAAACTCCACAATAGCGAAAAAGCTCACCAGTGCGGGGACTGCGGGCTGAAGACTGGAGATCTCGGGGCTTTAAAAATACACTTGCGGACGCACACCGGAGAAAGGCCGTACCACTGCACGGTGTGCGGCAACCGCTTCATACGCCTGTCCCACCTGCGGAATCACCAGCGAACCCACACCGGAGAGAGACCATACAAATGCGACGAATGCGACAAGAGCTTTACTCAGTCCGGTGACTTGGTGAAGCACAAGAGGATCCACTCTGGGGAGAAACCCTTCGAATGTCCGGAGTGTCACCGCTGCTACACGTCTTCCGGTGACCTCGGCAAGCACAGGAGAAGCCACACTAACCTGCGACCCTACACCTGTAAGGAATGTGGAAAGAGCTTCCGCCTTTCAGGCCATTTGAAAACACACATGTTAACGCACACAGGCGAGAAGCCCTACTCCTGCCCCAACTGCCTCCGTAGGTTTGCACGCTCTCACCATCTCTCCGGACACGTTGCAAAGTGTCGCTGA